The proteins below are encoded in one region of Streptomyces sp. NBC_00490:
- the gap gene encoding type I glyceraldehyde-3-phosphate dehydrogenase → MTVRVGINGFGRIGRNYLRCVLERADAGAGTPVEVVAINDLTSPTALAHLLEYDSTYGRLRRTVEHDDDSVTVDGYRIAVTAERDPAALRWGDLGVDVVIESTGRFRSREDAGLHLKGGARKVLLSVPGKNVDATIVMGVNESTYDPDSDHVVSNASCTTNCVAPMVKVLDEAFGIDKGLMTTIHGYTNDQVVLDGPHKDPRRGRTAAVNIIPTSTGAARAVGLVLPELAGTLDGIAVRVPVEDGSLTDLTLVLNRAVTADEVNSVFREAADGPLKGILRVSDAPIVSRDIVGDPASCVLDAPLTQVHGNLVKVFGWYDNEWGYTNRLLDLTEYVAARLR, encoded by the coding sequence ATGACCGTGCGTGTGGGAATCAATGGCTTCGGGCGCATCGGACGGAACTACCTGCGCTGTGTGCTGGAGCGCGCGGACGCGGGGGCCGGCACGCCGGTCGAGGTCGTGGCAATTAACGACCTCACCTCCCCGACAGCGCTCGCCCATCTGCTGGAGTACGACTCGACGTACGGCAGGCTGCGTCGCACCGTCGAGCACGACGATGACTCGGTCACCGTCGACGGTTACCGCATCGCCGTGACCGCCGAACGTGACCCGGCAGCCCTTCGCTGGGGCGACCTGGGTGTGGACGTCGTCATCGAGTCGACGGGCCGCTTCCGCAGCCGGGAGGACGCCGGACTGCATCTCAAGGGCGGAGCCCGCAAGGTGCTGCTGTCCGTGCCCGGGAAGAACGTCGACGCCACCATCGTCATGGGCGTCAACGAGAGCACGTACGACCCGGACAGCGACCACGTCGTGTCGAACGCCTCGTGCACGACCAACTGTGTGGCGCCGATGGTGAAGGTTCTCGACGAGGCCTTCGGTATCGACAAGGGTCTGATGACCACCATCCACGGCTACACCAACGACCAGGTGGTCCTGGACGGGCCGCACAAGGACCCGCGCCGCGGCCGCACCGCTGCCGTCAACATCATTCCGACCAGCACCGGGGCGGCCCGTGCCGTCGGTCTGGTCCTGCCGGAGCTGGCCGGCACGCTGGACGGCATCGCGGTCCGTGTGCCCGTCGAGGACGGCTCGCTGACCGATCTCACCCTGGTACTGAATCGGGCCGTGACCGCGGACGAGGTGAACTCCGTGTTCCGGGAGGCCGCCGACGGGCCGCTGAAGGGGATCCTGCGCGTCTCCGACGCCCCGATCGTCTCCCGTGACATCGTCGGTGACCCCGCCTCCTGCGTCCTGGACGCCCCGCTGACCCAGGTGCACGGCAACCTGGTCAAGGTCTTCGGCTGGTACGACAACGAGTGGGGCTACACCAACCGCCTGCTCGACCTCACCGAGTACGTCGCCGCCCGGCTCCGCTGA